atccggatacattaatccagtaatccggatacattaattctaattcataaattatctcCATGTTCAATTTATCATGTTTTAAATGTTACATGCTGATACATAAAATTCTAATCAATGTATCCGGattgctgaattaatgtatccgaattaCTATGTTTTTAAGAGATTTCTATAAATTGGAAAAAGGTAGGGAAAATGGTAATTAGCCCTTTTACACTATGcgatttatataaatttttcgAAAATTTAAGCACAAGAATTTTAAAAGGATAGTCAAAGATGAATTTATGATTTCAATTTTATTGATTCTGAATTTTATAATGACAATTTTAAGCGATaataattgaatttaaaatttaatatgaatACATATTTAGTGAATTTATTAACTCATACactatttaaataaaatatattagattCGACCAAACTCGCATGAGGGTACCCCTATTGACATTAATCTATTGAAACAATAGGCACatggtgtgtgtgtgtgtagtGCCAATGAAATCCCATAACCTTGAATGTCCCCCTCCCACACTCTTTTCCTTTCACAGCCATTCCACAATCCCCGCCTCTTCTCCTTCTAATTCCAATTTCCCCTTCAATCTCATCACTcgttttcctttttcttttttttactctctctttctaatTCCCTTTTATTTAAATCGAACTCaaattatttctaatttagCTTGAAATCCAATaatattctttaaaaaatttaatcagtgaatttcaaatatcaaatgattataaataaaaaaaattgtaacttgGATAGAATTTCAAAAATGTTGTTAGTCTCATTTAATCATTCAAGTCTTAACAATTAAATGGAGGAAATTTAAAATTGTACCTaacattttgaaattatttagtTTTAATGTAGTATCAAGTTATTTTAcacatttattttgattatcaaTTGAATTATTGTAGTGGGAATTTTGGCCTGGATTTTACTTAATTGGAACCTACCACCTCGGGATCCTTTGCCATATGCATCAAAAGTTGCGTAAACCCTATAAGCTTAAAGTTATATTCCTAAGAATCATTACTGATTTTGTTGTGTTCTTAAAAAGTTAATTGAGTTTTATAATATGGAAACGGAAAAAAATAATCGATTATTTAGCTAAAGCATAAGGATTACGCTTTTAAGCCGCATGACTGAATCTTAAGAACAAAGTTAAAtccatataattattattttctgcaagtatcatatataattttattttattttcaattagTGATCCACTTactataaaaattatttgtaattATCTTTTTAAGTGACATAATAATATATGAATTCGGTTAATTAAAATACAAATTAGGAACATCCATCTATCTAAAGTACCCTTTTGTTAAAGTGCTATAATTACGCATGGGGGCCAGTTTCTTCCTTCTATTTTTCCTGTCCCCATTTGCACCTAATAAGCATGAAAATTGGAGGTAGAGATAGTCACTCTTCActcaaataaacaaataaataaaataaatgtttgaaaaaaattgtaactataaaaaattcaaaaaaaaagaaggtagagACACACAAAAGAAGGATAAAGGGTCTCTATATAAAGACAGTCCATTGTAAGTTTACAAGCATTGAAGAACTAACACAAGACAAATTCTCATCTCTTGTATTCAAAATGGCTTCCACTGCTAAAACTTTCTCCCTCATTTTCCTTCTTGCTCTTTTCTCCTCACTCCAAGTTCATGCAAGGGATGGCCAATTTTTCAACAAAGTCCCTAGCAACAATGGTGAAAAAGAGACACAAACAGTCATTCCTAACAAAGAGCAAGAGCCAAATTTCACGCCTGAAAATGAAAATGGTGCTTATGGCCTTTATGGTCATGACTCTGTTTCCACCCCTTCTACTACCACTAACACCAATAATCCTAATGTCAACAACAATTTTCCCAATAGCAAGTACCTTCCCAAAAATTACAACCCTGTTTCTTATGTGACTGTTGCTGAGGACAACACCAACGAAAACaatttcaacaacaacaacaacaacaatgagtTCTCAACCAAGCACACTATTGACACCTCCGCCACCACCTTGAATAATAACCAATTCTACAGTGGTCCCACCAATTACCGCAGCagcaacaataacaacgacCAACAGCAACAGTACTACCACGGCGTCAGTGATTTTAGTACTAAAAgccaccacaacaacaaccagcagcaacagTTCTACAGCGGTGACAGTTTTTACAGCAACAACCAacagtacaacaacaacaataacaacaacaatgacgATAGTGAGAAGGAGGAGTACTATAACGCTGCTAACActtactacaacaacaataatgagcAGCAACAGGGGTTGAGTTCAAGATTGAGTGCCAAAAGCTACAGCACCAACCCAACAAATTACGGAAACAAtttcaacaacaataactatCAGGAACAAAGCTACTCCACAAATTACGGAAACAACAATAATCAAGAACAGAGTTACAACACTGGGAATGCTAATTACAGAGTGCACCAACAACAGGGGATGAGTGACACAAGGTTCTTGGGAAATGGGAAATTCTACTATGATATCAATGCTGGGAGACATGCCAGGGATCCATATGAAAATGCAAAGGAATTTGCTGCAATGAACCAACAGTATAACAACAGGAACACCTATGGGAACAATgagtacaacaacaataactttGAGAATGAAGAGCAGTTCCAAGATGAAgagaacatgaattgattgaaaACAAAAAAGTTGTAACCATAGTGAGCCAAAAGAAATGTTATGTGTCCCAATTATCATTGATGTTGttttccttcctttttttttgtctaagttatattttattagaaaaaaatgttaattaaactacagattttatttttgggtgttttatgtataattatGATGAAAGTCTAATGATATATGCCTATGAATATAAGGGATTCTATTTGTATTTTCTAAAATGAACAATAAAATGTACAAGCTTATGCCAGTAATTAGGTGTCTATGTGTAGTAAATGTTGTACCTATTATTATGTCGCCTATATAATATTGACCGGATCAGAGTAATTCTATTATTAGTCTAGTAGTCACAgatcaattttctttttctaaatttCATTCCTGACATAAATAATTATCACGCAAGTTCTGTGTAGTAAGCTTAATTATGATTATTCATCATAGTTATGACTTATCAGTACCTATCAAAATTGAATTATTAATTGTAAAGATAACTGAGATGTGCTTTTTGCTGGTGCACTGTAGACTCTTCTTTGGGACCTAAAGtgttttctttctctttttgttaTTCGATTCGTGTCAAGAAGTTCCATTTTGGGAAGATTTGAATTCGAGACCTCTAATTAAGAATGAAGAAGTATTTATTACTATACCACAATGATTGTTGATGACTTggtgttttcttctttttcaacaGTAATTGCATCTAAATTAGTTTGTGTACattttgactattttatgaATACTATGATACTTTCTCTGTTAATACAAGTATCTGCTTATTAAATAACTTTAATCATCAAAGCTTAGATATATATGACCTAGTATTTTTACTTCCATTCAAATTTGAACTGCGAATTCCCATGTTTTCGATACTATTAAAGTATGAGAGTAACAACTTGGAGATTTCAGTTACAATGTTTTGTGTGAGTCCCTCTTCGTAGTAGGCAAGATATACCTGTATATTGAACATGTTATTTAATGAATTAGTTAAAGTGCCTACAAATCTGATTaccatcaaaaaaaaaaaaaaaaaaaaaaaaaaagaaagaagagagacCAGAGACAAATATTAAATTCTTGTGGTGTCAATTTTCTGTTTGCTTTATGATCCTTTTATTTCACAGCACTTCCTCTTTTACTCAAATAAAGATGATCATCACTTTTGGAaccatatatttttattttattttatcttattattatcagaaaaatcatttattttcatttcatttatttCTCTATTTGTTTTAAAGACAGAGACGTATATCAACATAGTGACTATTTCCACCAACATTTGTCAACAACCATTGTTTCCCTCCACCAGTTCCCATGAGTATTTCactctcaatcatttaatgctTGAAAATTCTGCATAAAATCCCTAGTATTCTTTAccttgttttattttatattgcTTTTTAtggatatgaattatgtattcTTGCTTTAAACATGTTTATGTACACTGTTAATTCTAATTCTCGCATTATAACtttaatatataatatgattTTCAAACGATGAACCCTTTCATCCCACTAACTCTGCCTCCTAACCATACCTACCAAATGACCTTATACTACATTTAATCCCTCACAAAAAAAGTAAGGAATGTGATAAAGTGATAAATATTCCTTCTTTCTTAATTAAATGTTTGAGATTCGAGCTCTgaatataaaaatttagaaaacgCTTTACTACCTATGTAAAACTTATCAGCACAAATCTGAATTTAACCATGTCATAGCtcatgatacaaaatatacgtACGCTAGAtgagaaactaaaaaaaaatcaaatcaaattaattacaatatgagacaaaactcattaattagttcctttttaaaaaaaataataatatcattAAACTTGATTCTTCAAGCATTTTTTATGGATAAGGCAAATAGATATAGAGAAGTGAAATTAAATTCATCAGTGCCAATGTAGCATAGTTTGGTGGATGGGTACAGTATTAAATGTTGGGAGGGGACCCCCCCCTCCCAGACAACTTTCTCTCCAATGGGCTGATTTGTCCACATATCAAACATGTAATGTAAGTGAAAGTAGCATAGGGGCATGGCACCATTGGAGATGATGGCGAGACTCATATGCTACAATAAATGATATAGAAACAAaacctaaaataaaataatataatttatatatagatatagatatatattGTTTGAgttgaattcaaaattttgagtttataatcCTTGGATTCTAGAAAAGTACATATTTTGTGAATTTCTTAATATAAAGATGGAGTTTTGATGGAAGTTATTGAGTTGTATATATCTAATCTATAAGTAGAACTCTAGTTTGGTAGTAACTATCAATgtatttaaatatgttttagtcggtaatataaacttaaaataaaaagataaagaaaagtCAGAAACAAATACCTATTTCATTGGACTTTTGTCTGCCTGCCGTGAATGGCGGGTCGTCTTAGAAatctttctttgattttattaatttttgaaaaaaaatagttatttagaaagaataaatatttgaTGTTGGTCTTTCAATGTGTGTTACAAGCTTGTTAAAgaactttttgactttcttttatctctTTGAATGGAAACTATACTTGTCATTCTCCTTTAGAGTTCCTTTCTCTCTGTTTTAACTTTTTCTTTTGCTTTAATTTATCATTTCTCACTTTGTTTTGGAGCAAAGTTTTAAGTTATATGGAAAATAGAATGGGAATTTCATTATGAGGATGCTTCTATACTCAATTCTAAGTGACAATTAAAGTCATGCGTCATAATTAGATATTGAGTATTGGTTTTCCCTTTGCTTTAAGAAAGGACACATATTTGTCaaacttctttttcttcttttttctcaaattgGAAAAGAAAGGACACAGATACGCAGGGACCGAAATTATAGTTTCTCTCGCAAATTCgataaaattcaataattttaatttatattatgtatttataattaaaatcaatttaaaataaacGTATTTATTCAAAACTCAACAAATTGCCTATTCTAAAATCCTAAActcatcaattaaaaattttaatttcgcCACAGTACTTTGCATGAAATGAGCGCAACAATAGACTTGAGAACTTGGTGATTCTCTTGAGAGAGGAAATAAATAACTACCACATTTATTGATGATTGGCACAAATTTAATGTAACTTAAAAGTAGTTGTATGGAATATACTCTTTCAAAAATCgattttcacttttatttattatttttaatatcgtAGTTTTATCTTTAGCATCAATTACTTATTACTCAAATCATTTTTTAAGACATaatattaaacatcaattaataagaatagtatgataaaataattatgtcaatctttatttttttaataggtgTGCAAAGTTTAAATATGACAAGTGAATGGAGGGAGTAGTATATACATAGGAGCATGGGATTAATTAGTTGTGAAGAGAAAGCTAAGGTATACTCAATGGTAGatttagaatttttattaagggttttgaaaaataaaaatatagtgttttgaaatttaaatttggaACGCCAAGGTGAGTTCTGAATTAGCTGTGAAGAGAAAGATAAGGTATACTCAATGGTAGatttagaatttttattaagattttaaaaaataaaaatatagcattttgaaatttaaatttggaattcCAAGATGAGTTCTAACTCCTAAATCATTAAGTCAACTTTTattcttatgtttatgtataaggaatttaatattatataattaaattttaaaacaaaatactttatagtgtaattttttcctAGGAATGCCTGATAAACATCATCGGGTAGATCTGCCCCTAGGTATACGTGCTATTTGCATcgaatatttatatcaaattaattcaacttattataattaattgattgaattatgaattgaaaatatacataaataaccGTTGGTGAGTGATAAttatatatgcatatttaaaCATTAGTATTATATATCTATTAATTTTGTGTAACCACTCGATCGCTATTAAgagagaaaataataaaattcctAACAAAAGTAGGGTTTGGCCCAAACTGGGTATGTAACATCAGAACTCATTGCCACTACTCATTATGTTATAGGAGTATGGAAATTAAATGTTGAAAAGATGGAAAATTGCATGTGCTGTGTGGTTGATgcataaattatcaatttcatTATAATCATCAGTTCCATCTTCTTTTTCTACCAGCCAAATTATCAGAAACTCATCCATATATGGCTACCAACTCCAACTTGACAAAGTTTATCTACTAAATATCTGCTTTATGACTTAATTAATTCATGTGACACTATTTATATATCTTCCCAACATTAGTTAATATTCTCATCAAGTCTGAGCTATATATATCGTcagttcaaattataattacatccacttttacttattatatattatttttaagattACAAATCTCACTATTTAAGGAGGATAATATCATTTGGTGACTggtagaaaattatttacacCGACAATCTATATATTGCTCTTAATTATATTCATGAATGGGCGCAGTCCCATTAGGGCCGGAACCACTTTATAGTGAGGGGTTCATCCAAACCCCCTTCGATAAAaatttatactatttatacatgattaaaataattttttatgtaaatatagTAGATGTCAAACCCCTTTGACTAATTCAtgtctactttttcagattttaaaCCCGCTTACTAAATATTCTAGCTCCGTCATTGAACCCCATCTTTCAGTGTTTCATTGCTGAATATATAGCAAATTTATGAAGTGTTATAtgtgacaaaaattaaaaaaaattgtaagaaaatagtaataataaaaagaatataattttCAAGGGGAAATTTG
The sequence above is a segment of the Solanum dulcamara chromosome 11, daSolDulc1.2, whole genome shotgun sequence genome. Coding sequences within it:
- the LOC129874303 gene encoding protein E6-like → MASTAKTFSLIFLLALFSSLQVHARDGQFFNKVPSNNGEKETQTVIPNKEQEPNFTPENENGAYGLYGHDSVSTPSTTTNTNNPNVNNNFPNSKYLPKNYNPVSYVTVAEDNTNENNFNNNNNNNEFSTKHTIDTSATTLNNNQFYSGPTNYRSSNNNNDQQQQYYHGVSDFSTKSHHNNNQQQQFYSGDSFYSNNQQYNNNNNNNNDDSEKEEYYNAANTYYNNNNEQQQGLSSRLSAKSYSTNPTNYGNNFNNNNYQEQSYSTNYGNNNNQEQSYNTGNANYRVHQQQGMSDTRFLGNGKFYYDINAGRHARDPYENAKEFAAMNQQYNNRNTYGNNEYNNNNFENEEQFQDEENMN